The Bdellovibrio bacteriovorus W nucleotide sequence CAGTAACAAACGTTGCTTCACCTTCTGGGGCCATACCCTCTGGTACGCCACCTCTCCAAGAATCTTGAGCTGCACGCGAAGCCATACCACGGTATTGTTTGCGTCCGTTTTTGATTTCCCCTGGAGTTTCAATGGTTCCTGAAAGCATGCTTCCAAGCATGACCACATCGGCACCTGCGGCGTAGGCTTTAACCATGTCGCCTGAAGTACGAATACCACCGTCAGCAATCACTGGAACGCCGTGAGCCGCAGCCACTTCTGCGCAAAGAGCAATAGCCGTAAGCTGTGGAACTCCACAACCTGTGATAACGCGAGTTGTACACATAGAGCCAGGGCCGATACCAACTTTAATAGCATCTGCACCGGCTTCGATAAGATCTTGAGCAGCATCAGGAGTAGCCATGTTGCCAGCGATGATTTCAACGTTAGGGTAGGAATCTTTAAGCCATTTCAAAGTTTCCATCATTTGGATGGAGTGTCCGTGTGCGATGTCGATAGTGATTAGATTTACTCCGGCATCAATAAGAGTTTTTGCACGAGCTTTAAACTCTTCACCCACACCCACGCTTGCAGAGATAATTTTTACGCCGTTTTCTTGAAGGCGGCGAGCTTGGATGGCTTGTTCTTCAGCGGAGATAAAACGATGCAGGATACCGACTCCACCAAGTTGGCTCATTGCAAAGGCCATGTCGTACTCAGTGACCGTGTCCATGTTGGCGCTGATGATTGGCATCTCGATAGTGATTTTTTTTGTTAAACGAGTTGTTAGCTTTGGTTCACGACGAGAACGGATGTCTGAACGCATTGGCATAAGAAGAACGTCATCAAACGTTAAACCACGGCCACGAGTTTTAATGTCTTTCCAGTTAAATGTAAGATTCATTTTTAGGCTCCTCGGAACTAAAGATATTAAATAATAGTTGGGTTGATATAATTATAAAATAAACGTTCACAGCAGATAAAAATAAACTTGCTATGGGTGTTTTCCATAAAAGTTTATAACCATCAAAAAGAGTGGTCATGATGATGGGGATAAGTATGGTGAATAAGAACATGATGCCAAGAGTTTTCAATTTATGTTTTTTGAAAACCTTAGCTGAGTACTGAAGTGCATCGACGTTACCGTCGTCATAGGCTTTTGAACAAGTAACCACGAAGGTAACAAAACAATACTGCAGGACTTTCCAGACTCCAGGCAGGATCAGCAATAGTCCCCAAGTTAAGATCTTTCCCCAAGATCTTAGATTTTCGATAAATGTTTGAGAAGAGAACTTTGCAAAGAAATCACCGACTTCAAGGTTTTGGTTTTTAGACCTTAAAATTCCATAGATGGCTGTTAGGCTAATAAGTACGGGAAAGAGAAGGCCCAAAATGACGGACAAGGAACCAAAGACAAAGATTTCAGGTTGAACTCCCTGAGGGTGGGTCATGGCTTTTTCGACTTCGAAAGTGAGAAAGTGATCCACTGAACTTGAAATCACAACAAGAGCGAATAAAGGCCAAAATGAAGTTTTAAAAACTCTAAGGTTTTGAGCAAAAAAATTCACTTAAGTATGTAAATCCTGAAACGGGGGGCGAGTCAAGGGAAGAGACTTTTACTAAGGGGGCTCAACTGGGAATATCTCTTCTTGAGCTCGTATTCTCGGCGCTTTGCGCCACTAGCCGAAAAGAAACTCCAGAATCTTGCGCTTCCAGTTTGTATAGGGCTGGTACTTGATCGGAGGCTCTGGGAAAAAGCCTTTGTGCAGGATGCTTTTATAATGGGTAAAGGCATCAAAACCTGCTTTCCCGTGATAAGAGCCCCAGCCGCTTTTACCGACTCCGCCAAACGGAAGGTGACTTTCTGAAAGATGCATGACTGTGTCGTTGATGCAGCCTCCGCCAAAAGACAGATTGGAGAGAATCATATTCTGAAGATTTTGATTTCTTGTAAAGACGTAAAGTGAGAGGGGTTTTTCAAACGATTGAATCTCTTTGATAGAGTCGTCTAAGTTTTTTAAGCGCAAGCAGGGTAGGAGTGGGCCAAAGATCTCCTCTTGCATCAGCTCATCTGTCCACTCAATGTCTTTTAAAATGGTCGGCTCGATGTAGCGATCTTGAATG carries:
- a CDS encoding inosine-5-monophosphate dehydrogenase (COG0516 IMP dehydrogenase/GMP reductase); this encodes MNLTFNWKDIKTRGRGLTFDDVLLMPMRSDIRSRREPKLTTRLTKKITIEMPIISANMDTVTEYDMAFAMSQLGGVGILHRFISAEEQAIQARRLQENGVKIISASVGVGEEFKARAKTLIDAGVNLITIDIAHGHSIQMMETLKWLKDSYPNVEIIAGNMATPDAAQDLIEAGADAIKVGIGPGSMCTTRVITGCGVPQLTAIALCAEVAAAHGVPVIADGGIRTSGDMVKAYAAGADVVMLGSMLSGTIETPGEIKNGRKQYRGMASRAAQDSWRGGVPEGMAPEGEATFVTVKGHVRDVILEVSGGIRSGMSYLNATTIAEMRENAQFMEMSSNGIAESRAHGVKN